The genomic interval AATTTTCTTACGGCTTTCGTGAGATTGTGTGATAAATCATAAGGATCTTGTATACACATCTCGGAGTCAATCCTAAATAATTCGACAGAGCCATCAGTTTGGTTCTTAATATGATTGACATATGGTAACATTTCCTCTGACAGTAGATCAAGCTCTACAAAATTCAGTTTTGGTATGGCACGGCCAATAATCGGACAGACAAcagaataacgataatcaaaatcagaataaaaatcaaaaaatccgtGTAACAGTTGTGTGAAACTTAGTTTGTGCTCACTGCCTACCTCAAAGGTTTCACATATTCCAGTTTCCCATCCTGAAATGATAAGTTCACGATAAAAAAGTAAACACAACATAAATACTTAGTCCTGTTTATCAGGCATTTATGTACTTCATCAAATATGAAACTTTACTTACCATCAATGATTCTAGATTCGTTCTGTTTTGCAATCAAATTCGCTACACTTGGtagtatttttttcgcttgCAAATAGAAAATGACATACCAATAAATTGCATAGTTACTTATTGTATTCTGTGATCCACACAGCTTACAGGAAGAGAGCCATTTCTTTACAAACAACATCAACTTTCGACATGATGgataattattaatgaaacacctgaaaaaaaaaaaaaaaaaaatgtaaaactcaTCATCAGTTGAGCATAGTAATTAAAACTACCAAACTGCTCACTTTATGAGTCTCGTATTTTCAACGCTAAGCCCGTTCTTGAAGGAAATATCACACCTCAATTCAGTATCTCTATGCCGCACTTTAATGATTGGCGTTCTACTGCCTGTTACGATTGCATCTATTTCCCAGGCTTGCTCATTTAAAGATAGGCAACGTTCCacggatttgattttttccatttgataGTTCTCTGaagctttttttccattgtaaatacctataaaatatttgaatcatCGGTTAGTCGTCTAATGGTAATGTCGTCTTCACACCAGACGTTTTTATTGTGCATGAATAACTTGTTGTGCAGTCCACATGTGCTTACCACAATCAAGGAAAACATCAATGTCACTATCTGGAAAACCTAGCCCAGTAACTCTTGATCCAAAAGGATATGCCTTGGCTTCAGGATAGGAGCATCTAACAGTGTCTTCCAAGCATTTCAATAAGGTATtaacttttgctttttcgcCAGTTAACACCTGATCAGACATGTTAATCAAGTTCATAACTTCTGCTTCTgagtttttcaataaaatttttgtttcattcggtAAAGGGCACCTTGAATAATCACCGGTATGCACCAACCATTTGTGCATTCTTTCGCGGGTATGGTTCATGTAAAGCTCAGTGACACCAAGCCATAAGGTAGCACATGGAATACAAGAGtcataaattaatttatcccCAAGTTTACCCATTTGAGTTAAAGATTCCTGGTGTCCTTTGCTTTGTAAGTGGGCAGCAAAGTGAAATTCTGCATTATATGCAACATCACATGGTTGGCACCAATATTTCTGAATATTGTACCAAGTACTTTTTATCTCCACCAAAATATCTTGCTGAATCTTTTGCATTGCATCAATCCAAGACTGTTTTGCTTTGTCATGAAAATCATTTGTTAAGTGTGCAAGTatgtattcattattttcaacaacTGAGTCACACGCAAAACATTGAATACTTTTTCCTGAACATTCAAGCATGAATTCCTTTGCTAGTGATAGATCACTAAACTGATCTGGAtggtttttgaataatttatctaTTCTTTCAGCCTCAGATAAGTGAATTGTATGTGCGGAGCTGCAAATGTGTTCATAAAAAGTTTGTACATCGCTATCCACACTGTTTTCACAAATAAGACAGTATAACGTATTGGATGTTTTTGGGAAACATAATTGGCaactcaattttattattcttagcTTCTCAGGATTAGTTTGATAAATGTGCTCAATATCAGCTGTTAGAAATCTCGGATCAAATGTGTGGCTTTTTTTTGGTGTGGCCTTCTGTTTTCGAGGGTTTTGTGGTTTGattcttgaatttttagaTTTATTATTTGAAGATACACTAGCCCGTTTTGATgaattaccatttttttgcaCATTGTTTTGTGTTTCACCAGTAGTCCCCGGTGCTTTTTTCTCTGGTTGTGCTTCTTTAACTATCATTTTGTTTACAGTTATCTCTAAATTGGCGATAGTTTCAGATaaacttgaaatatttgaatttgtaGCAATTCCTGAATTGAAAgcttgtttgattttttccaagtCAATGTGGACTTGTAACATCTGATTCTTGCTACGTTTTTCTTGGCCCTGAAATTGTATCAGCTTAGTTATATGTTTAGGACTTTGAGTGTGATATACTATGCTGGGCACATCTTTCAAATGACTATTGCAAGGTTCACAATATACTTTATCTTTCATATGCtgcaaacaatttttttttattaatgaaAGCATCCATTTAGGAACTTTAAATAAGCTTGACTGTGAATTTGTGGTGACAGTTTTTGATATAGCGCTGTTAGTTACAGTTGTTGTAGAAGACTTTGTTGTACGTGGGTGTTGCGCGGTGTCTC from Athalia rosae chromosome 1, iyAthRosa1.1, whole genome shotgun sequence carries:
- the LOC105687080 gene encoding uncharacterized protein LOC105687080, which translates into the protein MNTIRFEIGQAQSDVILGPICQSLDVAYGIFSHQDGFLCKICETQLAECDIQEHVVSKQHCDRMKNISANGIIEANSVTCKLCTDYIATNWETFIHHFHEQNHFNNLCEEETKPSNEIAQDLDTAHISYALLIANQMILLQPKVFFCCCCFQKLSGWSSVLEHIAKRNHDKFQKNRVKNHFFDTWPEARCQVIVNNYTFHVEASRYYCNLCHCSINGYQNCIQHIKGNGHSVNTKAKNDDYQPVPQPSKPSQIPIVIWRTMQDNSITGPAESGMYNCKLCTSFIHGWLNVCAHVSGKQHQRLLKKRDSKIMLPTSSKKALNDLSGGWESTENSSSSWELYDGSSPISDSSPPSIRSWESPTHSSGYSESSGCLSNSWQTISTSSSVSNPPGATSFHIPQHLTPLISKHMLEKRVNELYCVVCNAHLRNVESLKAHTNTNRHIVALRSHKAKIAQSNIKSAVSGKMKGIPNSHPSKINNEQLQLAMQNATTNSLQDIAPTLFRISQKSFPLISKHLLLHKQKEIYCVACDAHLKTEQDLIAHTQSKNHVAKFAKYKNTLEKQLGSTIIEGDTAQHPRTTKSSTTTVTNSAISKTVTTNSQSSLFKVPKWMLSLIKKNCLQHMKDKVYCEPCNSHLKDVPSIVYHTQSPKHITKLIQFQGQEKRSKNQMLQVHIDLEKIKQAFNSGIATNSNISSLSETIANLEITVNKMIVKEAQPEKKAPGTTGETQNNVQKNGNSSKRASVSSNNKSKNSRIKPQNPRKQKATPKKSHTFDPRFLTADIEHIYQTNPEKLRIIKLSCQLCFPKTSNTLYCLICENSVDSDVQTFYEHICSSAHTIHLSEAERIDKLFKNHPDQFSDLSLAKEFMLECSGKSIQCFACDSVVENNEYILAHLTNDFHDKAKQSWIDAMQKIQQDILVEIKSTWYNIQKYWCQPCDVAYNAEFHFAAHLQSKGHQESLTQMGKLGDKLIYDSCIPCATLWLGVTELYMNHTRERMHKWLVHTGDYSRCPLPNETKILLKNSEAEVMNLINMSDQVLTGEKAKVNTLLKCLEDTVRCSYPEAKAYPFGSRVTGLGFPDSDIDVFLDCGIYNGKKASENYQMEKIKSVERCLSLNEQAWEIDAIVTGSRTPIIKVRHRDTELRCDISFKNGLSVENTRLIKCFINNYPSCRKLMLFVKKWLSSCKLCGSQNTISNYAIYWYVIFYLQAKKILPSVANLIAKQNESRIIDGWETGICETFEVGSEHKLSFTQLLHGFFDFYSDFDYRYSVVCPIIGRAIPKLNFVELDLLSEEMLPYVNHIKNQTDGSVELFRIDSEMCIQDPYDLSHNLTKAVRKLTLNRFKRLCAASANFLSDFMRF